The proteins below come from a single Lepeophtheirus salmonis chromosome 4, UVic_Lsal_1.4, whole genome shotgun sequence genomic window:
- the LOC121115990 gene encoding uncharacterized protein, which yields MNMFPLKSILCITLLLGVVLAQSKPKIGPDGRPLLNAPNITLCQNRISHGKLGGHHYFLSWREPWHKFEDWDWFNARSFCRERCMDLISLESSTEFKMFQEVMEQDKIKSIWTSGRKCNFQGKGCDKPKFQPINVRGWFWSGAGNSRLPATNKRNKNTYWSKTGKAKKPQPDNFEGLKAGKLTNVTDPVGLTIEGLQEWHDEACLIVLNNAFKDGISWHDSACHIRSPIVCEDSEELLARARRENPGVKIKDPVPKEQ from the exons ATGAATATGTTCCCTCTCAAATCTATTTTATGCATTACTCTTCTTCTTGGAGTGGTACTAGCTCAGTCAAAACCAAAGATCGGTCCTGATGGACGACCCCTTTTAAACGCTCCCAACATCACACTCTGCCAAAACA gaatATCTCATGGGAAATTGGGCGGCCACCACTATTTTCTCTCATGGAGAGAACCATGGCACAAATTTGAAGACTGGGACTGGTTCAATGCTCGTAGCTTTTGTCGTGAAAGATGTATGGACTTGATTTCTCTTGAATCTTCCACTGAGTTTAAAATGTTTCAAGAAGTTATGGAACAGGATAAAATTAAATCGATATGGACATCTGGTCGTAAATGTAACTTTCAGGGTAAAGGATGTGATAAACCCAAATTTCAACCAATAAACGTAAGAGGATGGTTTTGGTCTGGAGCTGGAAATTCAAGACTTCCTGCTACTAATAAGCGAAATAAGAATACTTATTGGAGCAAAACCGGCAA agcaaAGAAACCACAGCCAGATAATTTTGAGGGACTCAAAGCAGGAAAGCTTACTAATGTTACTGATCCAGTTGGTCTCACCATTGAGGGTCTTCAAGAATGGCATGACGAGGCATGTCTGATAGTTTTGAATAATGCATTTAAGGATGGTATTAGTTGGCATGACAGTGCCTGTCATATTCGTTCGCCAATCGTTTGTGAAGATTCTGAGGAGCTTTTGGCCAGAGCTCGCCGAGAAAATCCTGGAGTAAAGATTAAAGATCCTGTTCCTAAGGAgcagtaa